From one Peredibacter starrii genomic stretch:
- a CDS encoding HNH endonuclease, with product MGDIRKKRFQLWRKSDRICFVCRNKIEYFDDSSIEHIVPLSEGGNSSARNLTLSHRRCNNLRGSIICRIVWELRIKTFKPKERPYYEPPIVKELKTKEKPTPKDIEAAWIMKMMEKYRHLKYNLS from the coding sequence ATGGGTGATATAAGAAAAAAGCGTTTCCAGCTATGGAGAAAATCCGATCGCATATGCTTCGTATGTCGAAACAAGATTGAATATTTCGATGATAGTTCGATAGAACATATTGTCCCTCTCTCAGAGGGAGGAAATTCATCAGCTCGTAACCTAACTTTGTCTCATCGCCGATGCAATAATTTGAGAGGTTCGATCATATGTAGGATCGTTTGGGAATTAAGAATAAAGACCTTCAAGCCCAAAGAAAGACCTTATTATGAACCTCCAATAGTTAAAGAGTTAAAAACCAAAGAAAAACCGACTCCCAAAGATATAGAGGCAGCTTGGATTATGAAGATGATGGAAAAGTATAGACATCTAAAATACAACTTAAGCTGA
- a CDS encoding WYL domain-containing protein has product MSKTTNYLNILYKISLSPTRYLSESSIKEMMGNPPKSTWHRQINELLEGSKDVPPLLIETLNPSGERLFCLNTKGWQAFLDAQEEGKFLLECYRQVGHLLDSHFTDMVFDLADTDRRHFDRLGRKFMHLVTVKASHSLNTRKTLDSVIEALIGEKQIELTYDGGLRKVMPLTLCQYRDELYLMCYRIKDDSLWEKRTYKLSRINGIRVLDKKFPYPSKSEWDPIKEYKNSSGLVLGEIKRVMLKVYGPSRKIFSEKEFFNGEFVNRGEDFDAYLCSYTNSAELLGQIFVYAQDIEIVDNEELRNEFVIKAQQGLLRNKLAA; this is encoded by the coding sequence ATGAGTAAAACTACGAACTATTTAAATATCTTGTACAAGATTTCCTTGTCTCCGACGCGATATTTATCAGAGTCCAGTATCAAAGAAATGATGGGCAATCCTCCAAAGTCAACATGGCATAGACAGATCAATGAACTGTTAGAAGGATCGAAAGATGTGCCACCTTTGCTTATTGAAACTTTGAATCCTAGTGGTGAAAGACTATTTTGTTTAAACACCAAAGGCTGGCAAGCTTTTCTTGACGCTCAAGAAGAGGGCAAGTTTCTTCTTGAATGTTATCGCCAGGTGGGACATCTCTTAGATAGTCATTTTACTGATATGGTTTTTGACTTGGCCGATACGGATCGTAGACACTTTGACCGCCTAGGAAGAAAGTTTATGCATCTAGTGACGGTTAAAGCCTCTCATTCATTAAATACTCGAAAAACATTAGATTCTGTCATTGAAGCATTAATCGGAGAAAAACAAATAGAGCTTACTTATGATGGTGGTCTAAGGAAAGTTATGCCTCTAACGTTATGCCAGTATAGAGATGAACTTTATCTTATGTGTTATCGGATCAAAGACGACTCACTATGGGAAAAGAGAACATATAAGCTTTCCCGTATTAATGGAATTAGAGTCCTTGATAAAAAATTTCCCTATCCGTCAAAATCTGAATGGGATCCCATTAAAGAATATAAAAATTCATCCGGTCTGGTACTTGGTGAAATTAAAAGAGTTATGTTGAAGGTTTATGGACCTAGCAGAAAGATATTTTCTGAAAAAGAGTTCTTTAACGGAGAGTTTGTGAATAGAGGAGAAGACTTCGATGCTTATCTTTGCTCTTATACAAATTCAGCAGAGCTCCTGGGCCAAATCTTTGTTTATGCCCAGGATATCGAAATTGTAGATAACGAAGAATTGAGAAATGAATTTGTAATCAAGGCCCAACAAGGTCTTTTAAGAAATAAACTGGCAGCATAA
- a CDS encoding VOC family protein, which produces MDTPKNLICIMYDKDAEQAARFYAEVFPNSSVGAVHRAPADYPSGQAGDVLTVEFTVLGIPCIGVNGGPYFKHTEAFSFQIATEDQAETDKYWNAIVNNNGKESMCGWCKDRWGVSWQITPRTLTEAMSRGGDEAKRAFTAMMNMRKIDVAAIDEARRG; this is translated from the coding sequence ATGGACACCCCAAAAAATCTCATCTGCATCATGTACGACAAAGACGCTGAACAAGCGGCCCGCTTCTACGCTGAAGTTTTCCCCAATAGCTCCGTCGGCGCTGTCCATCGCGCTCCAGCTGACTATCCATCAGGCCAAGCAGGCGATGTCCTCACTGTAGAATTCACCGTCCTCGGCATCCCTTGCATTGGTGTAAACGGTGGCCCATACTTCAAGCACACCGAGGCCTTCTCATTTCAAATCGCTACAGAAGATCAAGCTGAGACAGACAAATACTGGAACGCCATCGTGAATAACAACGGCAAAGAGAGCATGTGCGGTTGGTGCAAAGACCGCTGGGGCGTCTCATGGCAAATCACACCCCGTACTCTCACAGAGGCAATGTCTCGTGGCGGAGATGAGGCCAAACGGGCCTTCACTGCCATGATGAATATGAGAAAAATTGATGTGGCCGCAATCGATGAAGCGAGACGAGGTTAG
- a CDS encoding DUF6172 family protein — protein sequence MKKTFKLTDPKKAPARQVDYVKHEISKYIARERRKPLKDGVDFWDFDCRFGKESHTSLIIHVSEINKCIDGVVTQGADHFYIEILAKPGRRTKK from the coding sequence ATGAAAAAGACATTTAAACTCACTGACCCAAAGAAAGCCCCTGCCCGTCAAGTTGATTACGTAAAACACGAGATCAGCAAATACATCGCCCGTGAAAGAAGAAAACCTCTTAAAGATGGCGTAGATTTTTGGGATTTTGATTGTAGATTTGGGAAAGAAAGCCATACATCACTCATCATTCACGTATCAGAAATCAATAAGTGCATTGATGGTGTGGTAACTCAAGGTGCGGATCACTTCTATATCGAGATTCTTGCGAAACCAGGTCGCAGAACTAAAAAATAA
- the yghU gene encoding glutathione-dependent disulfide-bond oxidoreductase has product MSEKYVPPKVWKSAEGNGGKFANINRPTAGARTEQKLPVGEHQFQLYSLGTPNGVKVTIMFEELLELGIKEAEYDAYLINIGEGAQFTSGFVEVNPNSKIPAMVDKNNGNPINVFESGSILVYLAEKFGKFLPTDLASRTKVMNWLFWQVGSAPFVGGGFGHFYVYAPEKFQYPIDRFAMETKRQLDVLDKALANSRYIAGDEYTIADMAIFPWYGLLVKGKIYDAAEFLSAHEYKNVNRWADEILKRPAIARGRMVNRAQGPETEQVRERHSSKDFEGKNIT; this is encoded by the coding sequence ATGAGCGAAAAATACGTCCCACCAAAAGTCTGGAAATCTGCTGAAGGCAATGGTGGAAAATTTGCAAATATCAATCGTCCGACGGCCGGTGCACGGACTGAGCAAAAGCTCCCGGTAGGTGAGCATCAATTTCAACTGTATTCACTGGGTACACCCAATGGTGTGAAGGTGACGATCATGTTCGAAGAACTTCTCGAACTTGGAATTAAAGAAGCTGAATACGATGCCTATCTCATTAACATCGGCGAGGGGGCCCAATTCACTTCGGGCTTCGTTGAAGTAAATCCAAATTCAAAAATCCCTGCAATGGTGGATAAGAATAACGGTAACCCCATCAATGTTTTTGAATCTGGTTCAATCTTAGTTTATCTCGCAGAAAAGTTTGGAAAGTTTTTACCAACTGATCTTGCTAGTAGAACTAAAGTGATGAACTGGCTTTTCTGGCAAGTGGGAAGTGCTCCATTCGTAGGTGGTGGCTTTGGTCACTTCTATGTCTATGCTCCGGAAAAATTCCAATATCCCATCGATCGTTTTGCCATGGAGACGAAGCGGCAGCTGGATGTTTTAGACAAGGCCCTGGCGAATTCTCGCTACATTGCGGGAGATGAATACACGATCGCTGACATGGCGATCTTCCCTTGGTATGGACTACTGGTGAAAGGCAAGATCTATGATGCTGCCGAATTCTTATCGGCCCATGAGTACAAAAACGTCAACCGCTGGGCAGATGAAATTCTCAAAAGACCGGCCATTGCCAGAGGGCGAATGGTAAATCGTGCTCAAGGTCCAGAGACTGAGCAGGTGAGAGAAAGACACAGTTCTAAAGATTTCGAAGGAAAAAATATCACATGA
- a CDS encoding sensor histidine kinase — translation MKKAVQNIFDFYDRYAETLITKRLHSIDGYQIKARALLILWTCTTTVMWFYVIYCLYAFPVNSPVAWGGLTFTIIHTASPWIFKFSQSFLMAGLNISLSGLGFQTLVCIYTGGVYSPAAIWLTFHPVILGFFGGTAWIFFSVTLNCLIIVCMYTAGLLNVLPPNQLQPLLKDGMILTSYIGLDVLVAIYTVMAFKINLKKKQELNHSKDLTENLVRILCHDIKNPLSVIQISSNYLNRPQENTAKWVERIVIASNDIRQIADSVTLWISHRDGKVTMLQEPISIKDMIEHLDMAFEDKLREKNILLRLNMLCQNHCILGDKSAVYYQVLNNLVSNAIKFSYENSTIDVNFKATESHVMIEVRDYGTGIHEELIEKVFSPFSVVSCPGTHNERGTGFGLSIVATIIEKLEGRIMIENMKKIPHQKGTRVEVTFPKHS, via the coding sequence ATGAAGAAAGCTGTCCAAAATATTTTCGATTTCTATGATCGATATGCAGAGACTTTGATTACAAAGCGTCTGCATTCGATTGACGGATATCAAATTAAGGCCCGTGCTCTTCTGATTCTTTGGACCTGTACCACTACCGTCATGTGGTTTTATGTCATCTACTGCCTCTATGCCTTCCCGGTAAATTCACCGGTTGCGTGGGGTGGCCTAACTTTCACCATCATTCATACGGCCTCACCTTGGATTTTTAAGTTTTCTCAATCTTTCCTAATGGCCGGACTTAACATTTCTTTGAGTGGTCTAGGTTTCCAGACCCTGGTCTGTATATACACAGGGGGAGTTTATTCTCCGGCCGCCATCTGGCTCACTTTCCACCCGGTGATTCTGGGATTCTTCGGAGGAACGGCCTGGATCTTTTTCTCCGTTACCCTGAACTGCCTCATCATTGTTTGTATGTATACAGCGGGTCTTTTGAATGTGCTCCCGCCAAATCAACTACAGCCTCTTCTTAAGGATGGGATGATTCTCACTTCCTATATTGGCCTTGATGTCCTCGTTGCCATTTATACAGTGATGGCCTTCAAGATTAACCTTAAGAAGAAGCAGGAACTGAATCACAGTAAAGATCTAACAGAGAACTTAGTGCGCATCCTTTGCCACGATATTAAGAATCCTCTGTCTGTTATTCAGATCTCTAGTAACTATCTTAACCGACCTCAGGAAAACACAGCAAAGTGGGTTGAGCGTATCGTTATTGCTTCGAATGACATTAGACAGATCGCAGATTCAGTGACTCTTTGGATTTCTCACCGTGATGGCAAAGTAACAATGCTGCAAGAGCCGATCTCAATCAAAGATATGATCGAGCATCTGGATATGGCCTTTGAGGACAAGTTGCGTGAAAAGAATATCCTCCTGAGATTAAACATGCTCTGTCAGAACCACTGTATTCTGGGTGATAAATCGGCCGTTTATTATCAGGTGCTAAATAACCTAGTTTCAAACGCCATTAAGTTCTCATATGAGAATTCAACAATTGACGTTAATTTCAAGGCAACAGAGTCACACGTGATGATTGAAGTTCGTGATTACGGTACAGGAATTCATGAAGAGCTGATTGAAAAAGTATTTTCACCATTCTCAGTAGTCAGCTGTCCTGGAACTCATAATGAAAGAGGAACGGGGTTTGGTCTATCGATCGTTGCTACGATTATTGAGAAACTCGAGGGAAGAATCATGATCGAGAACATGAAAAAGATCCCGCACCAAAAAGGTACGAGAGTCGAGGTCACGTTCCCGAAACACTCTTAG
- a CDS encoding SdiA-regulated domain-containing protein, which produces MTFKIFILFAVLLAQTTTHLAYSSSGEVPQFRVLDFVKNGANPNDLSGVAWVPETKSYFFVLNKKGLVYESDENFNHKRTISISNLGDSEEIVYLGMQESNGQMYPEVAIAEESGRIFILTITEKDTYDTLRDGYQFTMNPTNENWGNEGIEGLAYDQVNKVFYAGKEKSPMAVYKFNRPADSSIKSVQPTLLITNDQLKGHISDLSGLFFNEESQRLMILSHESYSMLDMAEDGTLVKKYPLSKYISKKVLKSIKSQYEGITIGKDGDLILTSEPYYYQQIDLKYL; this is translated from the coding sequence ATGACATTTAAAATCTTTATTCTATTTGCCGTTTTATTAGCTCAAACTACTACTCATCTTGCTTACTCTAGTAGTGGCGAAGTACCCCAGTTCAGGGTGTTAGATTTTGTCAAAAATGGTGCAAATCCAAATGATTTATCCGGTGTGGCCTGGGTTCCAGAAACAAAATCCTATTTTTTTGTTTTGAATAAAAAAGGGCTCGTTTATGAATCCGATGAAAATTTCAATCATAAACGAACTATAAGCATATCAAATCTTGGAGATAGTGAAGAGATTGTCTATCTCGGCATGCAGGAGAGCAATGGGCAAATGTACCCTGAAGTTGCTATCGCTGAAGAAAGTGGAAGGATCTTCATTCTCACGATTACTGAGAAGGATACCTACGATACTTTAAGAGATGGTTATCAATTTACGATGAATCCAACCAATGAGAATTGGGGAAATGAAGGGATTGAGGGGTTGGCCTACGATCAAGTAAATAAAGTATTCTATGCCGGTAAAGAAAAGAGTCCTATGGCCGTTTATAAATTCAATCGCCCTGCTGACTCTTCGATTAAATCAGTACAGCCAACATTATTAATAACAAATGACCAGCTAAAAGGGCATATCTCGGATCTAAGTGGCCTATTCTTCAATGAAGAATCTCAACGTCTAATGATCCTGTCTCATGAAAGTTATAGCATGCTAGATATGGCAGAAGATGGAACTCTGGTTAAAAAGTATCCTCTTTCAAAGTACATTTCTAAGAAAGTACTTAAATCTATTAAGTCTCAATATGAAGGAATCACTATTGGAAAAGATGGAGACTTGATTTTAACGTCTGAGCCTTATTACTATCAACAGATCGATTTAAAGTACCTATGA
- a CDS encoding carbon starvation CstA family protein, whose amino-acid sequence MIIFTLCILVLILAYKFYSPFVEKQACIDHNAETPAIRLEDGVDYVKVKPFNAFLIQFLNIAGVGPIFGPILGAVYGPIAFVWIVLGNIIGGAVHDYFSGVLSLKEGGKSLPEIAGAYLGKHFKALMLLFTAMLLFFVGVVFIMSPAGLISNLDVFKDTFLSSNQLWVLIILIYYFLATLLPIDKIITKLYPAFGLLMVVMTVSMLVALFISAPMLPEIKNVFAYFDHAQHMGHELLNRDPSAPPVWPLLFVTITCGAISGFHSTQSPIIARCLTNEKYARPVFYGAMLSEGVVAAVWALAGMAAFPGGYVELKALIAQGGPGLVVNKISSTYLGSFGGIMAILAVAIFPITSGDTAFRALRLTIVDAFKIPQSMRNRLLISMPLLVIAYFMTKIDFSLIWRYFAFSNMLLSTSVMWLATKYLFDKKTFHWIVSIPAIAGTALTVAYIMTSEIGLGLPATANNPIGIGTGVVCLGLVTYWHKKRY is encoded by the coding sequence ATGATTATATTTACACTTTGCATTTTAGTTCTCATCCTCGCCTACAAATTCTACAGCCCCTTCGTCGAGAAACAGGCATGCATTGATCACAATGCTGAAACGCCTGCTATTCGATTAGAAGACGGAGTGGATTATGTGAAGGTCAAACCATTCAACGCCTTCTTGATTCAATTCTTAAATATTGCCGGAGTTGGACCAATCTTCGGGCCAATCTTAGGAGCAGTCTACGGACCCATCGCTTTCGTCTGGATCGTTCTTGGAAATATCATCGGCGGCGCTGTTCACGATTATTTCTCGGGCGTTCTAAGTCTGAAAGAAGGTGGTAAGAGTCTTCCAGAGATTGCAGGGGCCTATTTAGGAAAACACTTCAAAGCTTTGATGCTTCTCTTTACAGCGATGCTCTTGTTCTTTGTTGGCGTGGTTTTCATCATGAGCCCAGCTGGACTAATTAGTAATCTGGATGTTTTTAAAGATACTTTTCTTTCAAGCAATCAGTTATGGGTTCTGATCATTCTGATTTACTACTTCCTCGCGACTCTCCTACCAATTGATAAAATTATTACGAAGCTTTATCCGGCCTTTGGTCTACTTATGGTAGTGATGACGGTTTCAATGCTGGTTGCTTTATTTATCTCAGCACCAATGCTTCCTGAGATCAAAAACGTATTTGCCTATTTCGATCACGCTCAACATATGGGACATGAACTTTTAAATCGTGATCCTTCGGCCCCACCAGTTTGGCCTCTTCTGTTTGTGACGATTACTTGTGGTGCTATTAGTGGTTTCCACTCGACTCAATCGCCAATCATCGCGAGATGTTTGACCAATGAAAAGTATGCGCGTCCGGTTTTCTACGGAGCGATGTTATCTGAAGGTGTTGTTGCGGCCGTATGGGCGCTTGCTGGAATGGCGGCTTTCCCTGGTGGTTATGTAGAGCTTAAAGCTCTTATTGCTCAAGGTGGTCCTGGTCTTGTGGTGAATAAAATCTCGAGTACGTATCTTGGTTCATTCGGTGGAATTATGGCGATCCTTGCGGTTGCGATCTTCCCCATCACGTCTGGTGACACTGCTTTCAGAGCTTTGCGCTTAACTATTGTTGATGCATTCAAAATTCCTCAGAGCATGAGAAATCGCCTTTTGATCTCAATGCCTTTGTTGGTGATTGCTTACTTCATGACGAAGATTGATTTCTCTTTAATCTGGCGCTATTTCGCTTTCTCTAACATGCTTCTTTCAACGAGTGTGATGTGGTTAGCGACGAAGTACTTGTTTGATAAAAAAACATTTCACTGGATCGTGAGCATTCCAGCGATTGCGGGAACTGCTCTGACAGTTGCCTACATCATGACTTCAGAAATTGGTCTTGGGCTTCCAGCAACTGCCAATAATCCGATTGGTATCGGTACTGGCGTGGTGTGTTTGGGACTAGTGACTTATTGGCATAAGAAAAGATACTAA
- a CDS encoding McrC family protein gives MKIKRLTVFEHNSLRVGEDENNLSKKEFEALCLYHSKSSQKFFSIEYNKIRFKHFVGAIQVGSLMIEVLPKVDHDNDNFDRWHHALINILQHTKRIRSYSANNSNLEVHNGSLIDLYIEHFLNEVDRLLHSGLRKKYRVETSNLNVLKGRIDFGKHLKNNLADMTKFNCAHEVFNWDHDIHSAIRMALNIVIKTVKNQHLVARAKKLNLYMPENVKQSISIDRLDRIKLDRTTKRYEVALTLSSLLIRSFCPMMTAGKSSVLAIMFDMNHLYEDFIFNMIRRCLADTEYTVERRMKKFWKDKVIKPDMLITNGRKVIIMDTKWKIPQDGTPTDADLKQVFVYNNYFDSPDSVLLYPWSSIFEGVQKESLHGEYYQPLTLDGLCIPNSCRVETISFFDSNDKFDTGKILDEIKQIIFTIIESHKVA, from the coding sequence ATGAAGATTAAACGCCTAACTGTTTTTGAACACAATTCATTGAGAGTAGGCGAAGATGAAAATAATCTTTCAAAGAAAGAGTTTGAGGCATTATGTCTTTATCATTCTAAATCATCTCAGAAGTTCTTTTCTATTGAATATAATAAAATTCGTTTCAAACATTTTGTCGGCGCAATTCAAGTCGGATCGCTTATGATCGAAGTATTGCCGAAAGTTGATCATGATAATGATAATTTTGATCGATGGCATCACGCGCTTATTAACATCTTACAACACACAAAGCGAATTAGATCTTATTCGGCCAATAACTCAAACTTAGAAGTTCATAATGGATCTTTAATTGATCTATATATTGAACATTTTTTAAATGAGGTAGATCGTTTATTACACTCAGGGCTTAGGAAAAAGTACAGGGTTGAAACTTCCAACTTAAATGTACTTAAAGGAAGAATCGATTTTGGTAAACATCTCAAAAATAATCTCGCAGACATGACTAAGTTTAACTGTGCTCACGAAGTATTTAACTGGGATCATGACATTCATTCTGCGATTAGGATGGCTCTTAATATTGTAATAAAGACTGTGAAAAACCAACATCTAGTCGCGAGAGCCAAAAAACTTAACCTTTACATGCCTGAAAATGTTAAACAATCTATTTCCATCGATCGATTAGACAGAATTAAGCTAGATAGGACAACAAAAAGGTATGAAGTAGCTTTAACTCTATCCTCACTTCTAATACGATCTTTTTGCCCCATGATGACAGCTGGTAAGTCTTCAGTTCTGGCTATTATGTTTGACATGAATCATCTTTACGAAGATTTTATTTTTAACATGATTAGACGCTGTCTGGCCGATACTGAATATACTGTCGAAAGAAGAATGAAGAAGTTTTGGAAAGATAAAGTGATTAAACCTGATATGTTGATCACAAATGGTCGAAAGGTTATTATCATGGATACTAAATGGAAAATTCCTCAAGATGGTACTCCCACTGATGCAGACCTAAAGCAGGTTTTTGTTTATAACAACTATTTCGATTCTCCTGATTCAGTCTTGCTTTATCCTTGGTCTTCAATATTTGAAGGGGTTCAAAAAGAATCCTTACATGGTGAATATTATCAACCTCTCACCCTAGATGGTCTCTGTATTCCTAATAGCTGCAGAGTTGAAACAATTAGTTTCTTTGATTCGAATGACAAATTTGACACGGGGAAAATCTTAGATGAAATAAAACAAATCATCTTTACTATCATTGAAAGTCATAAAGTGGCTTAA
- a CDS encoding AAA family ATPase — MAIASDVKQLFNYLQKNNLLTDQIVKDLQNADYCSKELSAGKYPVLLKLDDTRSHQEQRKFGTPQARYYDPETYSLTFKDQKYLFSSQLFEEQRKRYYSWLNRSFGLNPVRIISGPKTELITNIRTLIAKGFKSEILKENDYYYIKNKNVFESFKSLKVAKAVLETAYQGFLDSKSTFQNYLSSLPKKSREYELFEIIGKVVAHFDLHGFNKSVWNLNEDKRTLARIGVRQNDWVRYLINYKISQNDAFLMKPGSVKNTIRYIESPNLNFTILSDNQREAFSKLILGIEFDPDTFSSELTELLRDVEIPVNNPLNRNVYISHCLYHESILELWEEVEPKGYWVLGAWWGGDTEEKDQSRRFIEQSIWENGFEESSGDPSLKVVQKIKEGDFVALKSSYPSKDANGNKISCLMIKAIGEVVSNDGDGINLAVTWEKQEHKVFGLSYMKTAEAVKEKDIEAIFRLNNSVKGEEMSQRCIDKPRNVIFFGPPGTGKTHKLMNEIAHEFIGESLSIESKMAEVFEDFPLWKVIACTLIDAGKPLSVKEIMEHEFVIIKSKLVGTKTFKESIWGKLQSKTILESKTVNTKNRSAPYVFDKNENSEWKLAGDWKEELSDEIKLVQEMRQGEKLTGSFKRFEFVTFHPSFSYEDFMEGIKPILDEESDNGLQYTLVNGIFKRMCLRAAEDPKNNYAIFIDEINRGNIPSIFGELITLIEEDKRGRVSTVLPYSKIEFTVPKNLFIYGTMNTADKSVEALDLALRRRFIFEELEPRLEAIDCEFEPELIKNLFKTLNTRVEALLGKDFRIGHSYFMKEQIKDINGLRIVFENKIIPLLKEYFYEDWEKLSMVLGRKFVAKVNSGKIKFAKGYSDVPEEYQEKSIYRISDSKDWDLSTFKSIYED, encoded by the coding sequence ATGGCCATCGCAAGTGATGTGAAGCAATTATTTAATTATCTACAAAAGAACAACTTACTGACAGACCAGATAGTTAAGGATCTTCAAAATGCAGATTACTGCTCCAAGGAACTGTCTGCGGGAAAGTATCCCGTACTTCTGAAATTGGATGATACTAGATCTCATCAAGAACAACGAAAATTTGGAACTCCACAAGCGAGATATTACGACCCCGAAACTTACAGTTTGACCTTCAAAGATCAAAAGTATCTATTTAGTAGTCAGCTTTTTGAAGAGCAAAGGAAGAGATATTATAGTTGGTTAAACAGAAGCTTCGGATTGAATCCAGTTAGAATCATTTCTGGTCCCAAAACAGAACTGATTACTAACATAAGAACTTTGATTGCCAAAGGATTCAAGAGTGAAATTCTGAAAGAGAACGATTATTACTATATTAAAAATAAGAACGTTTTTGAGTCGTTTAAATCACTAAAAGTTGCAAAAGCCGTTTTGGAGACTGCATACCAAGGTTTCTTAGATTCGAAGTCAACGTTTCAAAATTATCTCTCAAGCCTACCTAAGAAATCACGTGAATATGAGCTATTTGAGATTATAGGTAAAGTTGTGGCTCATTTCGATCTCCATGGTTTCAATAAAAGCGTATGGAATCTCAATGAAGATAAGCGAACTCTGGCTAGAATCGGTGTCCGTCAGAATGATTGGGTGAGGTATTTAATTAATTATAAGATTTCACAGAACGATGCTTTTTTAATGAAGCCCGGTAGTGTGAAGAATACTATTCGTTACATTGAATCTCCTAATTTAAACTTCACCATACTTTCAGATAACCAACGTGAGGCTTTTTCAAAACTGATATTAGGAATTGAATTTGATCCGGATACCTTCTCTAGTGAGCTTACAGAGCTGCTCAGAGATGTAGAAATACCTGTAAATAATCCACTAAATCGAAATGTGTACATCAGCCATTGTCTTTATCATGAATCTATTCTTGAACTCTGGGAAGAAGTCGAGCCTAAGGGATATTGGGTTTTGGGGGCATGGTGGGGTGGAGATACAGAAGAAAAAGATCAATCTAGACGATTTATTGAGCAATCAATATGGGAGAACGGTTTTGAGGAAAGTTCTGGAGATCCCTCTCTTAAAGTTGTGCAGAAGATTAAAGAGGGGGATTTTGTGGCCCTCAAGAGTTCATATCCCTCTAAAGACGCTAATGGCAACAAGATCTCTTGTTTGATGATCAAGGCAATTGGAGAAGTCGTTTCGAATGATGGTGATGGAATCAACCTTGCTGTTACTTGGGAGAAACAAGAGCATAAAGTGTTCGGCTTATCCTATATGAAGACTGCGGAAGCAGTTAAGGAAAAGGACATTGAAGCCATATTCAGATTGAATAATTCTGTTAAAGGCGAAGAAATGAGTCAAAGATGTATTGATAAACCTAGGAATGTAATCTTTTTTGGTCCGCCGGGTACCGGCAAAACTCATAAGCTGATGAATGAGATTGCACACGAATTTATTGGTGAGAGCCTTTCAATAGAGTCTAAGATGGCTGAAGTTTTTGAAGATTTTCCACTTTGGAAGGTTATAGCCTGTACTTTGATCGATGCAGGAAAGCCATTATCAGTTAAAGAGATAATGGAACATGAATTTGTTATCATTAAGTCAAAGTTGGTTGGTACCAAGACTTTTAAGGAAAGCATTTGGGGCAAGTTACAGTCAAAGACTATTCTGGAATCAAAGACAGTAAATACAAAAAATAGATCTGCTCCATATGTTTTTGATAAGAATGAAAATTCCGAATGGAAGCTGGCCGGGGATTGGAAAGAAGAACTTTCAGATGAAATAAAGCTTGTTCAAGAAATGAGACAAGGGGAAAAATTAACAGGGTCCTTTAAAAGATTTGAATTTGTTACTTTTCATCCGAGCTTTAGTTATGAAGATTTTATGGAAGGTATCAAGCCCATTCTGGATGAGGAGTCTGATAATGGACTTCAATATACCTTGGTTAATGGAATTTTCAAGAGGATGTGCCTTAGGGCTGCCGAAGATCCTAAGAATAACTACGCCATATTTATCGACGAGATTAATCGAGGAAATATTCCTTCAATTTTTGGTGAATTGATCACGCTAATTGAGGAAGACAAGAGAGGTCGAGTCAGCACAGTGCTTCCATACTCTAAAATCGAATTCACTGTTCCAAAGAATCTCTTCATATACGGGACTATGAATACGGCTGATAAAAGTGTCGAGGCTTTGGATTTAGCCCTGAGACGAAGATTTATTTTCGAGGAATTGGAGCCGAGATTAGAGGCGATTGATTGTGAGTTTGAACCTGAACTCATTAAAAACTTGTTTAAAACCCTAAATACTAGGGTTGAAGCGCTACTAGGCAAAGACTTTAGAATTGGTCACAGTTACTTCATGAAGGAGCAGATCAAAGACATTAATGGACTTCGAATTGTTTTTGAAAACAAGATTATTCCTCTTCTGAAAGAGTACTTTTACGAAGACTGGGAGAAACTATCAATGGTCCTTGGTAGAAAGTTCGTCGCGAAGGTTAATTCTGGAAAGATAAAATTTGCTAAAGGGTATTCAGACGTTCCTGAAGAGTATCAAGAAAAGTCAATCTACAGAATCAGTGACTCAAAAGATTGGGACTTGTCTACCTTCAAAAGTATATATGAAGATTAA